One genomic region from Acidimicrobiales bacterium encodes:
- a CDS encoding metallophosphoesterase has product MAPELTTVSESTAVVFDGTEVTRYDDLASDAAFDFDGVVGRTLPHPGGELLCRFATVNDVHFGETECGVIEGMDLGPILSVDEGETPYPETMNTSAVAEIAAIDPAAVVAKGDLTTHGSIAEYDQFMACYGHAFGDRLVHVRGNHDGYFGETFAADAPIEVVLPGVTLAVLDTVIPRHSTGQVSLAQLEWLDELAARTDQTVLVFGHHHVWSPASKTREPTYFGISPDDSEQLVDVFTRHANLRGYFAGHTHRNRVRLIPSTDQVPWVEVSATKDFPGAWAEYRVFEGGILQVMHRIASSEALEWTERTRAMFGGLYPQYSFGEMKDRCFVVC; this is encoded by the coding sequence ATGGCGCCTGAACTCACCACGGTCTCAGAGTCGACCGCCGTCGTCTTCGACGGCACCGAGGTCACCCGGTACGACGACCTGGCGTCCGACGCAGCGTTCGACTTCGACGGCGTCGTGGGCCGCACGCTGCCGCACCCGGGCGGCGAGTTGCTGTGCCGGTTCGCCACCGTCAACGACGTGCACTTCGGCGAGACGGAGTGCGGCGTCATCGAGGGCATGGACCTCGGCCCGATCCTGTCGGTGGACGAGGGGGAAACGCCGTACCCCGAGACGATGAACACCTCAGCGGTCGCCGAGATCGCCGCCATCGATCCGGCAGCCGTCGTGGCCAAGGGCGACCTCACGACCCACGGGTCGATCGCCGAGTACGACCAGTTCATGGCCTGCTACGGCCACGCCTTCGGCGACAGGCTCGTCCACGTGCGCGGCAACCACGACGGCTACTTCGGCGAGACCTTCGCCGCCGACGCGCCGATCGAAGTCGTGCTGCCCGGCGTCACTCTCGCCGTGCTCGACACCGTCATCCCGCGCCACAGCACCGGCCAAGTGTCGCTGGCGCAGCTCGAATGGCTCGACGAGTTGGCAGCGCGCACCGATCAGACCGTCCTCGTCTTCGGTCACCATCACGTGTGGTCGCCGGCGTCGAAGACGCGCGAGCCGACGTACTTCGGCATCTCGCCCGACGACTCCGAGCAGCTGGTCGACGTCTTCACCCGTCATGCGAATCTGCGCGGCTACTTCGCCGGTCACACCCACCGCAACCGCGTGCGACTCATCCCATCGACCGATCAGGTGCCGTGGGTCGAAGTGTCGGCCACCAAGGACTTCCCCGGCGCGTGGGCCGAGTACCGCGTCTTCGAAGGCGGCATCCTCCAGGTAATGCACCGCATCGCGTCGTCCGAGGCACTGGAGTGGACC